From a single Vulpes vulpes isolate BD-2025 unplaced genomic scaffold, VulVul3 Bu000000642, whole genome shotgun sequence genomic region:
- the LOC140596401 gene encoding small ribosomal subunit protein uS11 isoform X1, producing MALLLPLLSVINIVLSRAIRAEMAPRKGKEKKEEQVISLGPQVAEGENVFGVCHIFASFNDTFVHVTDLSGKETICRVTGGMKVKADRDESSPYAAMLAAQDVAQRCKELGITALHIKLRATGGNRTKTPGPGAQSALRALARSGMKIGRIEDVTPIPSDSTRRKGGRRGRRL from the exons ATGGCTCTGCTCCTGCCGCTTCTTTCCGTCATTAATATTGTCCTTTCACGTGCAAT acgCGCAGAAATGGCACCTCgtaaggggaaggaaaagaaggaagaacaggtcATCAGCCTTGGACCTCAAGTTGCTGAAGGAGAAAATGTGTTTGGTGTCTGCCACATATTTGCATCCTTCAATGACACTTTTGTCCATGTCACTGATCTTTCTGGCAAGGAAACCATCTGTCGTGTAACTGGTGGGATGAAGGTGAAGGCTGACCGAGATGAGTCTTCTCCCTACGCTGCCATGTTGGCTGCCCAGGATGTAGCCCAGAGGTGCAAGGAGCTGGGTATCACTGCTCTCCACATCAAACTCCGAgccacaggaggaaatagaaccaAGACCCCTGGACCTGGGGCCCAGTCAGCCCTCAGAGCCCTTGCCCGCTCAGGAATGAAGATTGGGCGGATTGAGGacgtcacccccatcccctccgaTAGCACCCGCAGGAAGGGGGGTCGCCGTGGTCGCCGTCTGTGA
- the LOC140596401 gene encoding small ribosomal subunit protein uS11 isoform X2, whose product MAPRKGKEKKEEQVISLGPQVAEGENVFGVCHIFASFNDTFVHVTDLSGKETICRVTGGMKVKADRDESSPYAAMLAAQDVAQRCKELGITALHIKLRATGGNRTKTPGPGAQSALRALARSGMKIGRIEDVTPIPSDSTRRKGGRRGRRL is encoded by the coding sequence ATGGCACCTCgtaaggggaaggaaaagaaggaagaacaggtcATCAGCCTTGGACCTCAAGTTGCTGAAGGAGAAAATGTGTTTGGTGTCTGCCACATATTTGCATCCTTCAATGACACTTTTGTCCATGTCACTGATCTTTCTGGCAAGGAAACCATCTGTCGTGTAACTGGTGGGATGAAGGTGAAGGCTGACCGAGATGAGTCTTCTCCCTACGCTGCCATGTTGGCTGCCCAGGATGTAGCCCAGAGGTGCAAGGAGCTGGGTATCACTGCTCTCCACATCAAACTCCGAgccacaggaggaaatagaaccaAGACCCCTGGACCTGGGGCCCAGTCAGCCCTCAGAGCCCTTGCCCGCTCAGGAATGAAGATTGGGCGGATTGAGGacgtcacccccatcccctccgaTAGCACCCGCAGGAAGGGGGGTCGCCGTGGTCGCCGTCTGTGA